A region of Aquarana catesbeiana isolate 2022-GZ linkage group LG08, ASM4218655v1, whole genome shotgun sequence DNA encodes the following proteins:
- the LOC141105069 gene encoding uncharacterized protein, whose product MEEWEYLEGHKDLYKDVMMENQPPLTSPDGSSNGNPPERCPHPLYSRDSTQEDHTIPHHHQLQSEKLEDIKVEVKDEEEEMVSGDQQSMEEDCPLYSRDSTQEDHIYTENDQGEELKDKIKVEDIKEEEERLVSGDQQSMEEGEMIMESKQEESSLRMDTNGGRAWNISEGHPILSSDYDIEPYLPGDNVLTQNIQRSMESSDRSHIVTSNMYSSLGRSTDPSNPGESSLSLQGVTTGESSMSCTECGKSFTHKGDFAKHQRVHTGERPYPCSECGKSFSRKDSLNAHQKTHTGERPYLCSECGKSFIHKGVLSEHQRVHTGERPYSCSECGKSFTRKENLNAHQKTHTGERPYLCSECGKSFLHKGDLVKHQRVHTGERPYSCSECGKSFTRKESLNVHQKTHVAEPLYSCSECGKSFTCKERLDVHQKTHTGKRPYLYSECGKFFTHKGDFAKHQRGHTGERPYSCSECGKSFTRKESLDVHQKTHTGERPYLCSQCGKSFIHKGGLAKHQRTHTGERPYSCSECGKTFTQKGGLISHQKKIHTDVRPYSCLECEKRFIHKGQLLIHQKIHTGERPYSCTECGKSFSEKTRLDRHQKSHADERPFSCPECGKGFLRKADLLIHQRCHTGERPYLCSECGKCFTEKKVLLIHQRIHTGVRPYLCSMCGKRFIWRAGLYQHLIIHTGERPYSCPECGKRFSVKGKLLRHQRIHTGEKPYSCLECGERFIRIELLHKHQGYHTGELPYSCSECGKCFTKKEKLLRHQKIHTENRP is encoded by the exons atggaggagtgggagtatttagaaggacacaaggatctctacaaggacgtcatgatggagaatcagccgcccctcacatcaccgg atggatccagtaatgggaacccaccagagagatgtccccatcctctgtattcccgggattccacacaggaagatcacaccatccctcaccatcatcag CTTCAGAGTGAAAAACTggaagacatcaaagttgaggtaaAAGATGAGGAAGAAGAgatggtgagtggagatcagcagtctatggaggaggattgtcctctgtattcccgggattccacccAAGAAGATCACATCTATACAGAGAATGATCAG GGTGAAGAACTTAAAGACAAAATCAAAGTTGAGGatataaaggaagaagaagagaggttggtgagtggagatcagcagtctatggaggagggggagatgattatggaaagtaaacaggaggaatcttctctacgTATGGACACAA ATGGAGGCAGAGCGTGGAATATCTCTGAGGGACATCCTATTTTATCTTCAGATTATGACATTGAACCATACCTGCCAGGAGATAATGTCCTTACTCAGAATATACAGAGATCAATGGAGTCCTCTGATAGATCACATATTGTAACTTCAAATATGTATTCAAGTTTGGGAagatcaacagatccttctaatcccggGGAATCTTCCTTAAGTCTTCAAGGCGTTACCACCGGAGAGAGCTCAAtgtcatgtacagagtgcgggaaatctttcactcataaaGGAGACTTTGCTAAACATCAGagagttcacacaggtgagcgtccttatccatgttcagagtgcgggaaatctttcagtcGTAAAGATAGCCTAAATGCACACCAGAaaactcacacgggtgagcgtccctatttatgttcagagtgcgggaaatctttcattcatAAAGGAGTCCTTTCTGAACATCAGagagttcacacaggtgagcgtccctattcatgttccgagtgcgggaaatctttcactcgtaAAGAAAACCTAAATGCACACCAGAaaactcacacgggtgagcgtccttatttatgttcggagtgcgggaaatctttccttcataaaggagaccttgttaaacatcagagagttcacacgggtgagcgtccttattcatgttcagagtgcgggaaatctttcactcgtaAGGAAAGCCTAAATGTACATCAGAAAACTCACGTGGCTGAGCCtctttattcatgttcagagtgcgggaaatctttcacttgtAAAGAACGTCTGGATGTACACCAGAAAACTCACACGGGTAAGCGTCCTTATTTatattcagagtgcgggaaatttttCACTCATAAAGGAGACTTTGCTAAACATCAGAGaggtcacacgggtgagcgtccttattcatgttcagagtgcgggaaatctttcactcgtaAAGAAAGCCTAGATGTACACCAAAAaactcacactggtgagcgtccttatttatgttcacagtgcgggaaatctttcattcatAAAGGAGGCCTTGCTAAACATCAAAgaactcacacgggtgagcgtccttattcatgttcagagtgcgggaaaacttTCACTCAGAAAGGAGGTCTTATTTCACACCAGAAAAAAATTCACACGGAtgtgcgtccttattcatgtttagaATGTGAGAAACGTTTCATTCACAAAGGACAACTTCTTATTCATCAGAAAATCCACACAggcgagcgtccctattcatgtacagagtgcgggaaaagtttcagcGAGAAAACTAGACTTGATAGACACCAGAAAAGTCACGCTGATGAGAGACCTTTTTCATGTCCAGAATGTGGGAAAGGTTTTCTTCGGAAAGCAGACCTCCTTATACACCAGAGATGTCACACAGGGGAGCGTCCCtatttatgttcagagtgtgggaaatgtttcactgagaaAAAAGTTCTTCTTATtcaccaaagaattcacacagggGTGCGCCCTTATTTATGTTCAATGTGCGGGAAACGTTTCATTTGGAGAGCAGGACTTTATCAGCATTtgataattcacacaggtgagcggccctattcatgtccagagtgcgggaaacgtttcagTGTCAAAGGAAAGCTTCTTAgacaccaaagaattcacacaggagaaaagccTTATTCATGTTTAGAATGCGGTGAACGTTTTATTCGGATAGAACTGCTTCATAAACATCAGGGATATCACACAGGTGAgcttccctattcatgttcagagtgcgggaaatgtttcaccaaGAAAGAAAAACTTCTtcgacaccagaaaattcacacagagAACAGACCTTAG